Genomic DNA from Ruminococcus sp. OA3:
GATGCTGACAGGCTGGCTGAACATCGGCGGCAAAATGTTTTATCTTAACAGGACCGGCAATGTCAGCTGGACAAAGGGAATGCTGCTGACAGGCTGGCAGACGATCAGTGGAAAGACGTATTACCTTAATCCGTCGGGAGCAGCCGGGGTGCGGGGATGTGCCGCGGCGGGATGGCTTTCATTAAACGGAAAGATGTATTACCTCAATCCGTCGGGAGCAGCCGGAGTCAAAGGGGAACTGCTGACAGGCTGGCAGACGATCGGTAACGAGCAGCATTACTTTATTAAAGGAGGAGCTGCGGGGGGACTCAAAGGTAAGATGCTCCTGGGCTGGCAGACGATCGGTACACATGAGTATTACCTGGAGCCTTCGGGAGCAGCCGGTGTTCTCGGTAAGGCGGCGAAGGGCTTTCGCACAATTGACGGAAATACTTACTATTTCCAGATGGCAGGGAGTCCCGGGGCAGCGGGCAGAAAGATCAAAGGCAGCATTCAGACCTGGGACGGGTATGTGTATGCATTCCATAGTCAGACAGGAGTTCTTTTTGATATAACCGGCGTGATTTCAGACGCGGGAGCCGGACGGACACAGGAACAGTCCATGCTCCAGTATAATGCAGTGAAATCGGGGGAGAGTGGAATATCATCGGTTGCCTTTAAACTGAAGTCGCAGCCGGCAGCCGGAAATCTGGAGTATCGCACGTATCAGGGAGAATCCGGATGGGATGCGGCGGCAGCCGGAACGTGGAAGAAAAACGGAGAGACAAGCGGAACATCCGGTAAAGATGGCGGTGGAATCCAGGCGATCGAGATGCGGCTTACCGGAACGCTTAAAAATCAGTATGATCTGTATTATCAGGTGTATATTGTTGATTATGGATGGCTGGGCTGGGCAGCGAACGGCGGGACCGCAGGCATTCAGGCAGACGGTGCGCAGAAGGCGATCGGGGAGATCGGAGCGCTTCATATCCAGCTTCGTCCGAAACAATCCGCATACGGTTCTCCGGGTGGCGGTGAAAGTCCCGTACTTGGGATTGTGATTCCGGACAGAGCCGGGCTTCAGGAGGTTATGGATGAGGCGCGGATTGTGCTGGATGAAAATGAATCTGATTACAGCATCGTTTCATGGCAGGCGCTGACGGAAGCATACCAGAGGGCAGAAGAAGTCCTTGAAAATTATATGCAGGAAGAACAGAGTGCGCTGGATGAAGCGGAAATAGCGCTGAGAAGTGCCATGGACAGTCTGGTGAAAGCGCCGGACATTGTCGGGCTGGCAGAGAAAGCGGCGCTGAAAGATGCGGAGTATCCGGACAACGATGAGACTGCAAAACTGTATTCAAAGGAGTCCTGGGAGGCACTGCAGCGTGCATATGATGACGCGGACGTGATTCTGGACAATTACCGTGGTGGCTATACCCAGAAGGAGGTCGATGAGGCGGAGGCGGCGCTTGCCGAGGCAATGGAACAGCTGCAGCCGGCAACGGAGACCACGCTAACACCGGAAGCATCCCCGGAGCCGGGGGGCTTCCCGGAACCGGAAATCATGCCGGCACCGGAACAGACGCCGGAAATGACACCGGATACAGAAGAAATGACTCCTGAGGAATTGCCGGAACAGGAACCGGCATTGACGTAACAGCAGACAGAGTGACAAAAACAGATCATAAAGGTGGGAAACATGAAAAACAAAAAAACTTACAGTATCATCCTGGCATTGCTGGTATGCATGCTGTTTACACAGACGGCATGGGCTGAAGTCCATA
This window encodes:
- a CDS encoding MBL fold metallo-hydrolase → MPRRIKYVLGTVIVLCITFLGCAKAEAATRIHYIALKGSTDAILLEDNGRFGIVDSGEDWDYPQGDDLKYPYRTGIVTDQGFEQQVIYYMKSVGVTSSNLDFYIGTHAHSDHIGSGDEIVNYFKPKKLYLKKYSDSNLSSAGRRWDNSYIYNGLLAAARGNKVTVVQNLTEGMQIKLGSQMKLTLYNTLIRKKIPDENSNSLVIRVSAYGKNTVLTGDAIPEITRWLLDNKKLGNTNVLKLPHHGYRQNNPDDILRKFAAGTAVVTGPISNVDISTQNLLRSMGTDIKSTYSTAQAAIVSQITSAGYTFTVKSIKGGWFTYDGGQYYMDTAGRPAVGWKKISGKWYYFDKTGKAKTGWVKYKGNYYFLNRKNSGSYKQGAMLTDWKVIDGKTYYFKKDSGEMLTGWQTIGGKTFYLKESGAGGDCGQVMKGWQVYRGRTYYLQMAGDKGTAGRMLTGWLNIGGKMFYLNRTGNVSWTKGMLLTGWQTISGKTYYLNPSGAAGVRGCAAAGWLSLNGKMYYLNPSGAAGVKGELLTGWQTIGNEQHYFIKGGAAGGLKGKMLLGWQTIGTHEYYLEPSGAAGVLGKAAKGFRTIDGNTYYFQMAGSPGAAGRKIKGSIQTWDGYVYAFHSQTGVLFDITGVISDAGAGRTQEQSMLQYNAVKSGESGISSVAFKLKSQPAAGNLEYRTYQGESGWDAAAAGTWKKNGETSGTSGKDGGGIQAIEMRLTGTLKNQYDLYYQVYIVDYGWLGWAANGGTAGIQADGAQKAIGEIGALHIQLRPKQSAYGSPGGGESPVLGIVIPDRAGLQEVMDEARIVLDENESDYSIVSWQALTEAYQRAEEVLENYMQEEQSALDEAEIALRSAMDSLVKAPDIVGLAEKAALKDAEYPDNDETAKLYSKESWEALQRAYDDADVILDNYRGGYTQKEVDEAEAALAEAMEQLQPATETTLTPEASPEPGGFPEPEIMPAPEQTPEMTPDTEEMTPEELPEQEPALT